AAATAAAAGAATAGGTTGCACGTTTTTTTATTTGTTCAAGTTCATGCAGAAACACGCAACTGCAAATCTGTTATGAACTCGAAAAACATGGTGCTTGGAAAATTCTCTTTTttagagagagggggggggggggggggggggtgggggggggggcgtTTGGAAAATTTCAATCATGCGCGAAATAGAAAATGGCACAAAAAAAAAGGTGGAAGACCGCGTCACATTTTACACGCGGCCATCTCGAGTCGCCGGTCTCGCCGCTACGTACGCACTGGCGCAACTAGTCCCTCTCGAGCCGCCAACAAAACTTCGGTCCACCAAGAAGCCGCCGTACTTGCCGCGTCCCGCGTGCGCCGCGCCCCAGTACCCTGTACCCATGCCGTTCTCCTGCTTCCCCGGCGGCGCCCGAGGTGGCGATGCGTCCGCGGCGCCGCCATCCTCCTCGGCGACGTCCGTCTACTGGACCCACCTCGGCGGCGTCACGCTGACGTGGTCCCGCGCTCCGATCGGCCTCCTCCTGGCCGCGGAGCTCCGCCTCGCCGGGGACGACGGCGACACCGCGCCAGCGCGGTTCGCGTTCCGGCCGTGGCTCCcgtggcggcggcgcgggtcgAAGCGGTTCTCCGCGCCGGGCGGCCGCGCCGTCAAGTTCTCGTGGGACCTGTCGCGCGCGCGCTTCGCCGCCACGGGACGCCGGCCGGAGCCCGTGTCCCGGTATTCCCTGCACGTCACGGTGGACGGCGAGCTCGCGCTGGCCGTAGGAGACCACGCGCTGCCCCTCGCGTCGTTGTCCGCGGGGCTCCTCCTCTCCCGCCGGGAGAACGCCGTCGCCGACGACGGCCGAGGCGAGGCCTACTCGACCACCGTCAGCGTCGCGGGCGAGAGGCACGACGTGTCGCTCGCCGTGGAGGGATCCACCATGTGGGTCGCCATCGACGGCGAGAAGGCCCTCCAGGTGCGCCGGCT
The nucleotide sequence above comes from Miscanthus floridulus cultivar M001 chromosome 18, ASM1932011v1, whole genome shotgun sequence. Encoded proteins:
- the LOC136522858 gene encoding uncharacterized protein — protein: MPFSCFPGGARGGDASAAPPSSSATSVYWTHLGGVTLTWSRAPIGLLLAAELRLAGDDGDTAPARFAFRPWLPWRRRGSKRFSAPGGRAVKFSWDLSRARFAATGRRPEPVSRYSLHVTVDGELALAVGDHALPLASLSAGLLLSRRENAVADDGRGEAYSTTVSVAGERHDVSLAVEGSTMWVAIDGEKALQVRRLQWKFRGSERLDLPSGRRIRVTWDLHGWLFCPDAAAVFVLRFETSDADDKDDVDEDDDGASPHVVRQSSFNFRNHHAHGGGGGGESWYRSDSDRSGWRRGPFRSGSDTSPSVSVASTSAAASGGSVATVSEWAAAEEAAALKDGGGFSLVVQLWKKRR